The following coding sequences are from one Salvia hispanica cultivar TCC Black 2014 chromosome 3, UniMelb_Shisp_WGS_1.0, whole genome shotgun sequence window:
- the LOC125215794 gene encoding putative germin-like protein 2-1, translating into MKMGLCAIAVLLSCASIAYAADPNPLQDFCVALPDNKADVFVNGKFCKDPNLVVAEDFLFQGLNIPGNTSNQLGSAVTAVNVNQLPGLNTLGVSLARLDFAPYGLNPPHTHPRATEAFLLLEVALYVGFVTSNPANANQRNKLFTKYLKAGDVFVFPQGLIHFQINVGKTNAVAFAGFGSQNPGVITIANAVFGSDPPINPDVLAKAFQVEKNIIDYLQAQFWPNNN; encoded by the exons ATGAAGATGGGTTTGTGCGCCATTGCTGTTCTGTTGTCGTGCGCTTCAATCGCATATGCAGCAGATCCCAACCCTCTTCAGGATTTCTGTGTTGCTCTTCCTGATAACAAGGCTGATG TTTTTGTGAATGGGAAGTTTTGCAAAGACCCCAACTTGGTGGTTGCGGAGGATTTCCTATTCCAGGGTCTCAACATTCCAGGAAACACATCAAATCAGCTCGGCTCAGCCGTGACCGCAGTCAACGTTAATCAGCTTCCAGGCCTCAACACACTCGGCGTGTCTTTGGCCCGGCTCGACTTCGCCCCCTACGGCTTAAACCCACCCCACACCCACCCTCGTGCAACGGAAGCCTTCCTATTGTTGGAAGTGGCACTCTATGTGGGATTCGTCACTTCCAATCCCGCTAATGCTAACCAGAGGAACAAGCTCTTCACCAAGTACTTGAAAGCCGGAGATGTCTTCGTCTTCCCACAAGGCCTCATCCACTTCCAGATCAACGTCGGCAAGACCAACGCTGTTGCTTTTGCTGGCTTCGGCAGCCAGAATCCGGGCGTCATTACCATTGCCAACGCGGTGTTTGGGTCAGACCCCCCAATCAACCCTGATGTGTTGGCCAAGGCCTTCCAAGTTGAGAAGAACATCATCGATTACCTCCAGGCTCAGTTCTGGCCCAACAACAACTAA